Proteins from a single region of Hordeum vulgare subsp. vulgare chromosome 6H, MorexV3_pseudomolecules_assembly, whole genome shotgun sequence:
- the LOC123401615 gene encoding uncharacterized protein LOC123401615, with product MATILENIQKARFLPTRPLRDDLPTFQGGGGKEEESHLMGLRKRLSSFSGKIQPISSASAEWAIRRTRSAPSLAAEFAAGPLKRWWDWGVGWLLSRKLADDLEMNEEEAAALGRQSRGTWAHALYKLRSSVRRLVASDHSLPTTHRRKGASSLPAASSAHHHCKPAAPQFAYTQSFQQYGQAMAH from the coding sequence ATGGCCACCATCCTGGAGAACATCCAGAAGGCGAGGTTCCTGCCGACGAGGCCGCTGAGGGACGACCTGCCCACCTTCCAGGGCGGGGGCGGCAAGGAGGAGGAGAGCCACCTCATGGGCCTGCGGAAGCGCCTCTCCAGCTTCTCCGGCAAGATCCAGCCCATCTCCTCCGCGTCCGCCGAGTGGGCGATCCGCCGCACCCGCTCCGCGCCGTCGCTCGCCGCCGAGTTCGCCGCCGGCCCGCTCAAGCGCTGGTGGGACTGGGGCGTCGGCTGGCTGCTCTCCAGGAAGCTCGCCGACGACCTCGAGATGAACGAGGAGGAGGCCGCCGCGCTCGGCCGCCAAAGCCGGGGCACCTGGGCCCACGCCCTCTACAAGCTGCGCTCCTCGGTCCGCCGCCTCGTCGCGTCCGACCACTCGCTTCCCACCACGCACCGCCGCAAGGGCGCCTCCTCGCTGCCCGCCGCGTCCTCCGCGCACCACCACTGCAAGCCGGCCGCGCCGCAGTTCGCCTACACCCAGAGCTTCCAGCAGTACGGCCAGGCAATGGCGCATTAA